In a single window of the Bactrocera dorsalis isolate Fly_Bdor chromosome 2, ASM2337382v1, whole genome shotgun sequence genome:
- the LOC105222612 gene encoding synaptosomal-associated protein 25 — MAAPEVPRTELQELQLKSGQVADESLESTRRMLNLMEESKEAGIRTLVALDDQGEQLDRIEEGMDRINADMREAEKNLSGMEKCCGLCVVPWKKVAIKDDGDNAWKANEDGKIVNSQPTRVVDERERMGGVPAQSGYIPRITNDAREDEMDENIGQVNSMLGNLRNMALDMGSELENQNKQIDRINAKGDANNIRMDGVNKRANNLLKS, encoded by the coding sequence ATGGCTGCACCCGAAGTACCTCGTACAGAATTGCAGGAATTGCAACTTAAATCTGGTCAGGTAGCAGATGAGTCCCTCGAAAGTACTCGTCGCATGCTAAATCTTATGGAAGAAAGTAAAGAGGCTGGCATCCGAACGCTAGTAGCTTTAGACGACCAAGGGGAACAACTGGATCGAATTGAGGAAGGCATGGATCGCATTAACGCAGACATGAGAGAAGCCGAGAAAAATCTAAGCGGTATGGAAAAATGCTGTGGCTTGTGTGTTGTGCCTTGGAAGAAGGTAGCAATAAAAGACGATGGCGATAATGCTTGGAAAGCGAATGAAGATGGTAAAATCGTGAACAGTCAACCTACAAGGGTTGTAGATGAACGGGAAAGAATGGGTGGTGTCCCAGCTCAAAGTGGATACATTCCCCGTATTACAAATGACGCCCGGGAAGATGAAATGGATGAGAATATTGGACAAGTTAACTCAATGTTGGGAAATCTGCGAAATATGGCATTAGATATGGGATCCGAATtggaaaatcaaaacaaacaaattgatCGTATTAACGCCAAGGGAGATGCAAATAACATTCGTATGGATGGTGTTAACAAGCGTGCCAACAATTTGCTCAAAAGCTAA
- the LOC105222613 gene encoding mannose-6-phosphate isomerase produces the protein MELVGFVHKYEWGKVGNDSAVAQLATLNDPQFKVDEKTPYAELWMGSHPSGPSKYKSSGTTLQDELPFLLKVLSINKALSIQVHPNKSEAQKLHAKEPNIYKDPNHKPEMAIALTPFTGLCGFRPLPEIRDILLNIEPLKALSVNDPNDLNLLAANDELGLRNCYRQLMSAENDTIGTCIESISKNYSKELCKYDVLEIFNTLKKDFPNDVGVLSLFFLNVIRLQPGQAMFLGANQIHAYLSGDCVECMACSDNVIRAGLTPKYKDIKQLLSCLVYTGAPSESKIFSPKRVDNHQLIFKPPVEDFSLIQLSLKPADLEYVLKVEQSPGILLVISGERYLESKGMDKLKLTRGSIVYLPFESGTELRFTSAGEDKQEFLAYISTPNAAITNSHT, from the exons atgGAGCTTGTTGGTTTTGTACACAAATACGAGTGGGGTAAAGTAGGAAATGACTCTGCGGTGGCCCAGCTAGCAACACTCAATGACCCGCAATTCAAAGTGGATGAGAAAACTCCTTACGCCGAATTGTGGATGGGCTCCCATCCCAGCGGACCTTCAAAGTACAAATCAAGTGGCACTACTCTACAAGATGAGCTACCATTCCTATTGAAAGTTTTAAGTATAAACAAGGCTTTGAGTATTCAAGTTCACCCTAACAAA tCAGAAGCACAAAAATTGCATGCAAAAGAACCCAACATATACAAGGACCCTAATCACAAACCTGAAATGGCTATTGCTCTAACACCTTTTACGGGTTTATGCGGTTTCCGTCCTCTGCCTGAAATTCGTGATATATTGTTGAATATAGAACCACTTAAGGCTTTGTCGGTGAACGATCCCAATGATCTCAATCTATTGGCCGCTAATGATGAACTTGGTTTGCGTAATTGTTATCGACAACTGATGAGTGCAGAAAATGATACAATTGGCACCTGTATTGAATCAATCtcgaaaaactattcaaaag aATTATGTAAATACGATGTGCTTGAAATCTTTAATACGCTGAAAAAGGATTTCCCGAATGATGTCGGTGTGTTGTCTTTATTCTTTTTGAATGTTATTCGGTTGCAACCCGGACAAGCGATGTTTCTTGGCGCAAATCAAATACATGCTTACTTATCGGGTGATTGCGTCGAGTGTATGGCTTGTTCAGATAATGTAATACGCGCTGGATTAACACCCAAATATAAAGACATCAAACAGTTACTTAGTTGCCTAGTATATACAGGCGCTCCGtctgaaagcaaaatatttagtcCGAAACGTGTTGACAACCATCAATTAATATTCAAACCACCCGTTGAAGACTTTTCACTGATACAATTATCACTTAAACCTGCGGATTTAGAATACGTTTTAAAAGTTGAACAATCCCCTGGTATTTTACTTGTGATAAGTGGTGAACGCTACTTGGAAAGCAAAGGAATGGATAAGTTGAAACTAACACGTGGTTCAATTGTGTATTTACCTTTTGAAAGTGGCACAGAACTACGATTTACATCTGCTGGTGAGGACAAACAGGAATTTTTGGCTTACATAAGTACTCCTAATGCTGCAATCACCAACTCCCATACATAG